The DNA segment CCTGATGCGATCTTGCAGCTCATAGGCGAACATCATCTGCGCCAGCTTGCTTTGGCTGTATGCGGGATTAGCACTGTAGTTTTTGTCCCAGTTCATATCGTCAAACTGAATCGTCCTTAGCCCCATCTTGTAGCCGAGGCTTGCGACGACAACGATCCGGCCCTGGGATGCTTCGATGCGATCGAAGAGCATGCCGCACAGGACAAAATGACCGTAATGGTTCGTGCCCAGTTGACTTTCGAAGCCGTCCTGGGTGAGCTTCCGCGTCGGCACTTGGGCGATCGCGGCGTTGCAGATGAGGGCATCGATTTGAGGAACCTGCTCCATGACCTCAGCCGCTGCTTCCCGGACGGAATCCAACACGGCTAGATCCATGCGCACGAAAGTTACATCAGCGTCACTGCCAAATTCTTCTTTTAGGGTTGCGATCGCAACAGTTGATTTATCAGCATTGCGGTTCAGCATCACCACTTTTGCACCTTTGGACAGAAGGATGCGTGAAGCCTCGAAGCCCGCGCCCGCATTCGCGCCGGTGATCACAAAGGTCTTGCCTGCGAGGGAGCCGAGTTGCTCCGGGGTCCAGCCTTTGGGGCCGAATTGGGTGTCTTTCACGTTCATGCTCCTTTTAGCGACGGCGGCGGGCTAGTGGGCCATGGGGTCTGAGTTTCGATCTTGATTCTGTTAAATTACTCTCAAAATTGACTCAATAACAGATGCAATCGTCCCATTCTCTTGCCTGATTGTATCAATCTCGTTTTCGTGGCTGATGGGACGGCATAAGATGGCTGTCATGAGTCAGCAGCCGTCATGAGCAAACAGCCATCATGAGCAAACAACAGATCAAACAGCTCATCGAAAGCCGAATCGACGAGGATGGCCTGACGGAGACCAGCATCAAGGGGGTGAAGCTGTTTCGGGCCACTGCCCCGATCCCCTGCGCTCCTGCGGTTTACGAACCTAGCGTCATCGCCATTGTCAGCGGAGCCAAGGAGGCTGTGCTCGATGGTGAGCGATATGTCTATGACGACAGCCGATATTTATGTTGTCCCATGTCGATGCCGGTCCAGGCCGGGACACCTGCCGCATCGCCGGACAATCCTCTCTATGGCGTTTATGTTTCGCTAGATCAACGCGTGATGACGGAACTGATCATCGAGATGGAAAGGGCCGGGGTCAGCATTTCCATGGGGAAAGGAAGCCCGATCTCGCAAGGGTTCAGTTTTGCACAATGGGATGCGGCGTTCTCAGATGCACTGTTGAGGCTACTGCAACTGGGCAAGCATCAAACGGATGTTGCGGTCCTTGGAGAGGCGCGGCTGCGCGAGCTGTATTACGCGATCCTGAAAGGAGAGGCAGGCATGTTTGCCAGTCAGGCTTTCGGCACCGGCAACGCCATTGCGCGGTCCATCGCGTACATGTCCTTGCATCTGAACGAGCCGATCACAATCGACGAAAT comes from the Romeriopsis navalis LEGE 11480 genome and includes:
- a CDS encoding SDR family oxidoreductase; protein product: MKDTQFGPKGWTPEQLGSLAGKTFVITGANAGAGFEASRILLSKGAKVVMLNRNADKSTVAIATLKEEFGSDADVTFVRMDLAVLDSVREAAAEVMEQVPQIDALICNAAIAQVPTRKLTQDGFESQLGTNHYGHFVLCGMLFDRIEASQGRIVVVASLGYKMGLRTIQFDDMNWDKNYSANPAYSQSKLAQMMFAYELQDRIRAEHKTVEVYVCHPGSSATSLIKTSGGLTTRIMFKLMSLSPMVQSAEKGAYPEVMCATQGGLEQRALYGPTGRMEWVGPVGKGTLESFAYEKSVMEKLWKRSEQETGFSWTA
- a CDS encoding AraC family transcriptional regulator → MSKQQIKQLIESRIDEDGLTETSIKGVKLFRATAPIPCAPAVYEPSVIAIVSGAKEAVLDGERYVYDDSRYLCCPMSMPVQAGTPAASPDNPLYGVYVSLDQRVMTELIIEMERAGVSISMGKGSPISQGFSFAQWDAAFSDALLRLLQLGKHQTDVAVLGEARLRELYYAILKGEAGMFASQAFGTGNAIARSIAYMSLHLNEPITIDEMAQRAGMSRAVFHRKFKQATTMSPIQFVKSMRLNNAAMKIAGGMTVTEAAMEVGYLSASQFSREFKRMYGQSPRQWSDAQHLPSGMA